Proteins found in one Lysinibacillus fusiformis genomic segment:
- the nhaC gene encoding Na+/H+ antiporter NhaC, whose product MFRIEAKSNPRFLEASFITILIIAIMAYSIGYLKATPHIPIFLVIAILLAYGLLKKVPFRDLEGGMIAGASAGLGAVFIFFFIGILISSWIMGGTIPTLIYYGFLTVSPNFFFAIVFLICSIVGISIGSSLTTVATVGVAFMGIAGAMDISLTITAGAIVSGAFFGDKMSPLSDTTNLASGTVGVDLFEHIKNMGWTTIPAFLISFVIYAIISPTGAATSFETVEQFKEGLLSTELIHWYTLLPIVVLVIMTFYKAPAIITLAVVSIIGVGLGSLLDPVPASDIFKILFDGYVSQTGNKDVDALLTRGGMNSMLFTIALVLLALTMGGLLFTLGIIQSILAKVQSLFKSAGSVITGAAITGIGVNSLIGEQYLSILLTGEAFKAQFAKVGLAPKNLSRVMEDAGTVVNPLVPWSVCGIFIASVLGISTLDYLPFTFFCLLGPILTILFGWSGKTLTKL is encoded by the coding sequence ATGTTTCGAATAGAAGCAAAGAGTAACCCTCGATTTCTTGAGGCAAGCTTTATCACTATTTTAATTATTGCCATAATGGCTTATAGTATTGGCTATTTAAAGGCTACGCCACATATCCCGATTTTTCTTGTGATTGCCATTTTACTCGCTTATGGACTACTGAAAAAAGTACCCTTTCGCGATCTTGAAGGTGGTATGATTGCGGGTGCTAGCGCTGGACTTGGCGCCGTTTTTATTTTCTTTTTTATCGGCATTTTAATTTCAAGCTGGATTATGGGTGGAACGATCCCAACCCTTATCTATTATGGCTTTTTAACTGTTTCGCCAAACTTTTTCTTTGCCATCGTGTTTTTAATTTGTAGTATCGTGGGTATTTCAATTGGAAGCTCGTTGACAACTGTGGCGACGGTTGGTGTGGCATTTATGGGCATTGCCGGTGCTATGGATATCTCCCTAACGATTACAGCTGGAGCGATTGTTTCTGGCGCCTTCTTTGGTGATAAAATGTCACCCTTATCCGATACAACCAATCTTGCTTCTGGTACAGTTGGTGTAGACCTTTTTGAGCATATTAAAAATATGGGCTGGACAACCATTCCTGCTTTTCTTATCTCCTTTGTAATCTATGCTATTATCTCGCCAACAGGAGCTGCTACATCCTTTGAGACTGTGGAACAATTTAAAGAAGGTTTATTGTCTACAGAACTTATTCATTGGTATACATTATTGCCAATTGTTGTTCTTGTTATCATGACTTTTTATAAGGCACCAGCAATCATTACATTGGCTGTTGTATCCATTATTGGAGTAGGCCTTGGCTCTCTACTTGACCCAGTTCCCGCTTCAGATATCTTCAAGATTCTGTTTGATGGCTATGTCTCTCAAACTGGTAATAAAGATGTAGACGCCTTGCTCACTCGTGGTGGGATGAATAGTATGCTATTTACAATCGCGCTTGTTCTACTTGCTTTAACAATGGGTGGTCTTTTGTTCACATTAGGCATTATTCAAAGTATTTTAGCGAAGGTGCAAAGTTTATTTAAAAGTGCTGGTTCTGTTATTACAGGTGCTGCTATTACAGGCATCGGTGTCAATTCATTGATCGGTGAACAGTACTTATCCATTCTATTAACTGGTGAGGCCTTTAAGGCTCAATTTGCAAAGGTTGGTCTTGCACCAAAAAACCTTTCACGCGTCATGGAGGATGCAGGTACGGTCGTCAACCCACTTGTGCCTTGGAGTGTTTGTGGTATTTTTATCGCAAGTGTCCTCGGTATTTCCACATTGGATTACCTACCGTTCACCTTCTTCTGTTTACTTGGACCAATTCTTACGATCTTGTTTGGCTGGAGTGGCAAAACATTA
- a CDS encoding DUF47 domain-containing protein, producing the protein MFNSNKQDPFFQSLLKIAKNVNEGIYYAHNARIQDIDALKEIADTMKQYETSGDKLIHELIVMLNKSFMTPIEREDILALANKLDDVIDGMEGCIAHFNMYNLTEVTEPMRQFLTYIAKSTDEMVQAMELLNSKKLVEMRKHAIQIKDNERECDEIFRSSMKQLFIQEKDPMRLIVFKDIYEQFEDIADSCQTVANTIETIIMRNA; encoded by the coding sequence ATGTTCAACTCAAATAAGCAAGATCCATTTTTTCAGTCATTATTAAAAATCGCGAAAAACGTGAATGAAGGTATTTATTATGCTCATAATGCCCGTATTCAAGATATAGATGCGCTAAAAGAAATTGCAGACACAATGAAGCAATACGAAACAAGTGGCGACAAATTAATCCATGAGCTCATTGTCATGCTGAATAAATCCTTTATGACGCCAATTGAGCGTGAAGATATTTTAGCCTTAGCGAATAAATTGGATGATGTAATTGATGGGATGGAAGGCTGTATTGCGCACTTCAATATGTACAACTTAACAGAAGTAACAGAGCCAATGCGTCAATTCCTCACATATATTGCGAAGAGCACAGACGAAATGGTACAAGCCATGGAATTGTTAAATAGTAAAAAGCTTGTGGAAATGCGTAAACATGCTATTCAAATCAAGGACAATGAACGTGAATGTGATGAAATTTTCCGTTCTTCGATGAAGCAATTATTCATCCAAGAAAAAGATCCAATGCGTCTGATTGTCTTCAAGGATATTTATGAGCAATTTGAAGATATCGCGGACAGCTGTCAAACAGTAGCAAACACAATTGAAACAATAATTATGCGTAATGCATAA
- a CDS encoding inorganic phosphate transporter yields MDTILLITILVVIFALVFDFINGFHDTANAIATSVSTRALKPRTAVYMAAVMNFVGAITFVGVAKALTKDIVDPFSLNAYDGDITGSVVILAALLSAITWNLLTWYFGIPSSSSHTLIGSVAGAAIAAAGLDILNYAGFIKILQALIFSPLLAFAAGFLMMTLMKVIFKDMNLYRTNKGFRTMQIGTAALQSFTHGTNDAQKAMGIITLALIAGGLHQGDDIPFWVRFAAATAMGLGTSVGGYKIIKTVGGKIMKIRPVNGVAADLASASIIFGATLIHLPVSTTHVISSSIMGVGTAHRVKGVKWGMARKIVTTWVITMPISAVMAALIYYILSLFF; encoded by the coding sequence ATGGATACGATCTTATTAATCACCATATTAGTCGTTATTTTCGCACTTGTGTTCGACTTTATTAACGGCTTCCATGATACAGCAAATGCCATTGCTACTTCTGTATCAACCCGTGCCTTAAAGCCACGTACTGCGGTGTACATGGCAGCGGTTATGAACTTCGTCGGAGCGATTACCTTCGTTGGGGTAGCCAAAGCCTTAACAAAAGATATTGTGGACCCATTTTCTTTAAATGCCTATGATGGCGATATTACAGGTTCTGTTGTGATTTTAGCAGCCCTATTATCTGCGATTACATGGAATTTATTAACATGGTATTTTGGGATTCCATCGAGTTCTTCTCATACATTGATTGGTTCTGTTGCAGGGGCAGCTATTGCCGCAGCAGGATTGGATATTTTGAACTATGCTGGGTTTATTAAAATTCTTCAAGCACTTATTTTTTCACCATTACTAGCGTTCGCCGCTGGTTTCCTGATGATGACCTTAATGAAGGTCATCTTCAAAGATATGAATTTATATCGCACGAATAAAGGCTTCCGCACAATGCAAATTGGGACAGCAGCCTTGCAATCCTTTACACACGGGACAAATGATGCGCAAAAGGCGATGGGGATTATTACCCTCGCGTTAATCGCAGGCGGCCTACACCAGGGAGATGATATTCCATTCTGGGTACGTTTTGCAGCAGCAACTGCGATGGGTCTTGGTACTTCTGTCGGTGGTTATAAAATTATCAAAACCGTTGGCGGTAAAATCATGAAAATCCGCCCAGTGAACGGGGTAGCGGCAGACTTAGCTTCTGCATCGATTATCTTTGGTGCAACATTAATCCATTTACCTGTATCCACAACACATGTTATTTCTTCATCCATCATGGGTGTCGGAACAGCACACCGTGTTAAAGGGGTAAAATGGGGAATGGCACGCAAAATCGTTACAACATGGGTCATCACGATGCCAATCTCTGCTGTCATGGCAGCATTGATTTACTATATTTTAAGTTTATTTTTCTAG
- a CDS encoding response regulator transcription factor — MKEKLLLIEDDTAIGRIVKDTLEQEGYYVTWATTGLEGLADFQTQPFDLVLVDWMLPEMDGLTVCQNIRWESDVPILMMSARKEDADKVEGLQGADDYIAKPFSLEELKARVASHLRRWRRYHKQDVIEEHTAYANGLTIDWQRQIVCVYQQEIALTQKEFALVRLLAKNPSQTFTKEELYQHIWQQATLEDTHTVTVHIKALREKLKDSVKNPNFIQTVWGKGYRFIGEPL; from the coding sequence ATGAAGGAAAAGTTACTACTGATTGAGGATGATACAGCAATTGGACGCATTGTGAAGGATACGCTAGAGCAGGAAGGCTATTATGTGACATGGGCTACTACGGGCCTTGAGGGACTGGCAGATTTTCAAACGCAACCTTTCGATTTAGTGCTAGTGGATTGGATGCTGCCAGAAATGGATGGGTTAACGGTTTGTCAAAATATCCGTTGGGAGAGTGATGTGCCGATCCTAATGATGAGTGCCCGCAAGGAAGATGCGGATAAAGTGGAGGGCTTGCAGGGGGCAGACGATTATATCGCTAAACCATTTAGCTTAGAAGAATTAAAGGCACGAGTTGCCTCTCACCTTAGACGCTGGCGACGCTACCACAAGCAAGACGTGATAGAAGAGCATACTGCCTATGCGAATGGATTAACAATAGATTGGCAACGACAAATAGTATGTGTTTATCAGCAAGAAATTGCATTAACTCAAAAGGAGTTTGCTCTTGTTAGGCTGCTAGCTAAAAATCCGAGTCAAACCTTTACAAAAGAAGAACTGTATCAGCATATTTGGCAGCAAGCAACGTTAGAGGACACTCATACTGTCACAGTGCATATTAAGGCTTTGCGAGAAAAGCTCAAGGATTCTGTGAAAAACCCAAATTTCATTCAAACTGTGTGGGGTAAGGGCTACCGTTTTATTGGTGAACCATTATGA
- a CDS encoding HAMP domain-containing sensor histidine kinase, with the protein MKIKAWLLIMFFIVMVLPIVGAYSLYVWINAYYQDKNVAEYFDKWTELNQVKDVLDNPVLYQKNADFEEIEELTNEQLAITLYTKSGYVLYSSNPLLTGYVGKERMLNGLYDLQQAYNAFTYKEPVYLKGDLLGIYEIQLLRTDWVKGVEKRSWLVIASTILLFLIIYLTVILLLHRKLNRPLRELMQQMRNFAKGQHVKSNLSVRKDEIGALAKTFEAMQDEIEKTRASLKAEQQQKEMMIASISHDLKTPLTAIQAYAESLQNKGLSEQQEAEYQQVIVTKADRMKHMLEDLMMFTLLQSTNYTLELIAVDGEEFFDMALSDYEPLCEEEGFTLKVFCAVDGLYAVHPKQLQRVIDNLLNNAWRYGEKGTTICLAAVKAGNDPKWGFDFLKSALNKQEGMYIIVQNHGRGIPQQDIVKLFEPMYQADYARSKAGERGTGLGLNITKQIIEKHGGTVELLSRENIGTAVICWLPPYKGVNE; encoded by the coding sequence ATGAAAATAAAAGCGTGGTTACTAATTATGTTTTTTATTGTAATGGTATTACCCATAGTAGGGGCTTATAGCCTTTATGTGTGGATTAATGCTTATTACCAAGATAAAAATGTGGCGGAGTACTTTGACAAGTGGACAGAGCTAAATCAGGTAAAAGATGTCCTTGACAATCCAGTGCTTTATCAAAAAAATGCCGATTTTGAGGAAATAGAGGAACTTACCAATGAGCAGCTGGCGATTACCCTCTATACGAAATCTGGCTATGTTTTATATTCCTCCAACCCCTTGCTAACGGGCTATGTAGGGAAAGAGCGCATGTTAAATGGTTTATATGATTTACAGCAAGCATATAACGCCTTTACATACAAGGAGCCTGTATATCTAAAAGGTGATTTGCTTGGCATCTATGAAATTCAATTACTACGAACAGATTGGGTAAAGGGTGTAGAAAAGCGTTCGTGGCTCGTCATCGCAAGCACGATCCTGTTATTTCTTATCATTTATTTAACTGTCATCTTGTTGCTTCATCGGAAACTGAATCGGCCATTACGTGAACTGATGCAGCAAATGCGTAATTTTGCGAAAGGTCAGCATGTTAAATCAAATCTAAGCGTAAGAAAAGATGAGATTGGGGCACTCGCCAAAACATTTGAGGCGATGCAGGATGAAATTGAAAAGACTCGAGCTTCTTTAAAAGCGGAACAACAGCAAAAAGAAATGATGATTGCAAGTATTTCCCATGATTTGAAAACACCCCTTACAGCCATCCAAGCCTATGCGGAATCTTTACAAAATAAAGGCTTGTCAGAACAGCAGGAGGCAGAATATCAGCAGGTCATCGTTACGAAGGCAGATCGGATGAAGCATATGCTAGAGGATTTAATGATGTTTACATTACTTCAATCAACGAACTATACATTAGAGCTCATTGCTGTGGATGGAGAAGAATTTTTTGACATGGCCCTGTCTGACTATGAACCTTTATGTGAGGAAGAAGGATTTACATTAAAAGTCTTCTGTGCCGTAGATGGGCTCTATGCTGTGCATCCTAAACAACTTCAGCGTGTCATTGATAATTTATTAAACAATGCATGGCGTTATGGGGAAAAGGGGACAACAATCTGCTTAGCGGCAGTCAAGGCTGGAAACGATCCCAAATGGGGCTTTGACTTCTTGAAGTCGGCTTTAAACAAGCAAGAGGGAATGTATATCATTGTACAAAATCACGGAAGAGGTATACCACAGCAGGACATTGTAAAATTATTCGAGCCTATGTATCAAGCAGATTATGCGAGATCAAAGGCTGGTGAACGAGGAACAGGACTAGGCTTAAATATTACAAAACAAATTATTGAAAAACATGGTGGCACTGTCGAACTGCTTTCTAGAGAGAACATTGGAACAGCGGTAATTTGCTGGCTACCACCTTATAAAGGAGTAAATGAATGA
- a CDS encoding LolA family protein produces MMNWKKSCQAAGLIAVMTFSLVGCNSEASYTPQEIIDQALQESKEPLTYYGEYTLDMGELGGKAQVKEWVKDSNRRIEMTGDNGEHVITVKNDAKVISYDVTEKTAYTMDYSQHELDSLQSPKDQVQLIFNMVKDTHDIKIAGEEKVAGRDTYKIVAKTKKTESLFGDIEAWIDKKTWLTLKMKTDSAGTHMITEYSKLNFGEKIDAQQFTLDLPKDVTIQEISGQDTSASISLDDVKQQLEKFLLVPEVNGLTLDNITMVKGIEERPEYSFDYVLDGELAFFVTIFKADASVADIGPILNEKEIDIRGQKGTVMDGENFRSLAWQENGYQYSMVGQNPALTVEDLLSYAQQMTVVQ; encoded by the coding sequence ATGATGAATTGGAAAAAATCTTGCCAAGCAGCAGGCTTAATTGCTGTGATGACATTTAGTTTAGTGGGCTGTAATTCAGAGGCATCTTATACACCTCAGGAAATTATCGACCAAGCCCTTCAAGAATCGAAAGAGCCACTCACTTACTATGGCGAATATACGTTAGATATGGGAGAGCTAGGTGGTAAAGCTCAAGTGAAGGAATGGGTAAAGGATAGCAATAGACGGATAGAAATGACAGGTGATAATGGAGAACATGTTATCACAGTCAAAAATGACGCTAAAGTGATTAGCTATGATGTCACTGAAAAGACAGCCTACACAATGGATTATTCACAACATGAATTAGACAGCTTGCAATCACCTAAAGATCAGGTACAGCTTATTTTTAATATGGTTAAAGATACGCATGATATTAAGATAGCAGGAGAAGAGAAGGTTGCAGGTAGAGATACCTATAAAATCGTCGCAAAAACGAAGAAAACGGAATCGTTATTTGGAGATATCGAAGCATGGATTGACAAAAAAACTTGGCTGACATTAAAAATGAAGACAGATAGTGCAGGTACTCATATGATCACTGAGTATTCTAAGCTTAATTTTGGTGAAAAAATAGATGCTCAACAATTTACACTAGATCTTCCAAAGGATGTAACGATTCAGGAAATTAGCGGACAGGACACTTCAGCATCCATTTCTTTAGACGACGTAAAGCAGCAGCTTGAAAAGTTTTTATTAGTGCCAGAAGTAAATGGTCTAACGTTAGATAACATAACCATGGTTAAAGGGATAGAGGAACGACCAGAATACTCTTTCGATTATGTTTTAGATGGAGAGTTAGCCTTTTTTGTCACGATTTTTAAAGCAGATGCTAGCGTTGCAGATATTGGTCCCATTCTAAATGAAAAAGAAATAGATATTCGTGGACAAAAAGGCACAGTTATGGATGGTGAAAATTTCCGTTCCCTTGCTTGGCAAGAAAACGGCTACCAATATAGTATGGTTGGGCAAAATCCAGCATTAACAGTTGAGGATCTTTTAAGCTATGCGCAACAAATGACCGTTGTACAATGA
- a CDS encoding cation:proton antiporter — protein MFDNLLFQLPFIIFIGLFSQWLAWRFRMPAIVIMSIAGLIIGPFTGLVSPKETFGPIFHTIISLAVAVILFEGSLSLDFREIRGFKKSILRISTVGAAIAWIAGSTAAHFVAGLSWPVSFVIGGLFIVTGPTVILPLLRQAKLKERPAAILKWEGIVVDPFGALLALFAYQVVLGIYHLEGGTSLTVFFVSAFLAALLGGVVGYVMGQCLERGLIPEFLKSPLLLATILLVFALSDAIMHETGLLAVTVMGLVMANMHLTSHHELLHFKENISVILISSVFIMLTSSLTIDTLWQIVDWRMLLFVLAMMFIVRPLSIWIATINTGLTLEERALIGWIAPRGIVALTVSGYFTTALQDVGFQSAQLLTALTLALVFATVVAHGFSIGWLAKKLELQASTGKGIVIVGASPFTTQLATSLQNNGIDVLMMDRAWEDLSDARQNGIKTETGDILSEHTEFYVDLSPYDQLIVATKQDAYNVLVCADFVPELGRLNIFQTALHSTDPKNYSRKYGGQLLVDAQHDIHQLNELIEQGAQLRQTKITEVFTWKDYVEQNPHAVWVYAITQDGAIVLDMVNKYDDIKHEPHTIISLIS, from the coding sequence ATGTTTGACAATTTACTATTTCAGTTACCTTTTATTATTTTTATCGGTTTGTTTTCACAGTGGTTAGCATGGCGTTTTCGTATGCCTGCCATTGTCATTATGAGTATTGCTGGGCTAATTATTGGTCCGTTTACAGGGTTAGTGTCTCCAAAAGAGACATTTGGACCTATTTTTCATACCATTATTTCTCTGGCAGTTGCCGTTATATTATTTGAAGGAAGTTTAAGCCTTGATTTTCGAGAAATACGTGGCTTTAAGAAGTCTATATTACGTATTTCTACAGTAGGGGCAGCCATCGCTTGGATTGCAGGCTCTACTGCCGCGCATTTTGTTGCAGGGCTATCATGGCCAGTTTCTTTTGTCATTGGTGGATTATTTATTGTAACAGGTCCAACCGTTATTTTGCCTTTATTGAGACAGGCAAAATTGAAGGAGCGACCAGCAGCTATCTTAAAATGGGAAGGAATTGTTGTAGATCCTTTTGGCGCGTTGTTAGCGCTATTTGCGTATCAGGTCGTTTTGGGCATATATCATTTAGAAGGTGGGACATCCCTTACCGTTTTCTTTGTTTCCGCCTTTTTAGCCGCCCTGTTAGGAGGGGTCGTCGGTTATGTAATGGGGCAATGCTTGGAGCGTGGTTTAATTCCAGAGTTTTTGAAATCACCTCTGTTACTTGCTACTATTTTACTTGTTTTTGCCCTAAGCGATGCCATCATGCACGAGACGGGCTTATTGGCTGTGACAGTGATGGGGCTTGTGATGGCCAATATGCATTTAACAAGTCATCATGAGCTGTTGCATTTTAAAGAAAATATTTCGGTTATTTTAATTTCAAGTGTCTTTATTATGCTGACGTCGTCTTTAACCATCGATACGTTATGGCAAATCGTTGATTGGCGTATGCTACTATTCGTGCTAGCAATGATGTTTATTGTTCGACCGTTATCGATTTGGATTGCGACCATTAATACGGGCTTAACATTGGAAGAACGGGCCTTAATTGGGTGGATTGCACCGAGAGGGATTGTAGCATTAACCGTTTCAGGTTACTTTACAACGGCACTACAAGACGTAGGTTTTCAAAGTGCACAATTATTAACAGCGCTCACATTAGCACTTGTTTTTGCGACAGTGGTTGCCCATGGCTTTAGCATTGGCTGGCTTGCGAAAAAATTAGAGCTACAAGCTTCCACTGGGAAAGGTATTGTGATTGTAGGCGCTTCTCCATTTACAACACAGCTCGCAACGTCCCTGCAAAATAACGGAATTGATGTGTTGATGATGGATCGTGCATGGGAAGATTTATCTGATGCTCGACAAAATGGTATTAAGACGGAAACAGGTGATATTTTAAGCGAGCATACTGAGTTTTATGTTGATTTATCCCCATATGATCAACTAATTGTAGCAACAAAGCAGGACGCCTATAATGTCCTTGTTTGTGCAGACTTTGTTCCAGAATTAGGGCGTCTCAATATTTTTCAAACGGCTTTACATTCTACAGACCCTAAAAATTACTCACGGAAGTACGGGGGACAGCTTCTTGTCGATGCACAGCATGATATTCATCAGCTCAATGAACTGATAGAGCAAGGTGCACAACTTCGTCAAACGAAAATTACAGAAGTATTTACATGGAAGGATTATGTAGAACAAAATCCTCATGCCGTCTGGGTGTATGCTATAACACAGGATGGAGCTATCGTGTTGGATATGGTCAATAAATATGACGATATAAAACATGAACCACATACTATTATTAGTTTAATTAGCTAA
- a CDS encoding DUF4260 domain-containing protein — MKLRQIISFEYLIAFIITVFFFGHLDFSWLYFIVFLLLPDITMVGYLINTKIGALFYNIGHSFVLPAVLMVFGLLTSTPILLMATLIWLAHIFLDRALGYGLKYDDAFKKTHLQQIA, encoded by the coding sequence ATGAAATTACGTCAAATCATCTCTTTCGAATATCTCATTGCCTTTATCATCACCGTCTTTTTCTTTGGGCATCTCGATTTTTCATGGCTTTATTTTATTGTGTTTTTATTGCTTCCTGACATCACAATGGTTGGGTATCTCATCAATACAAAAATAGGCGCTCTTTTCTATAATATAGGACATAGCTTTGTGCTACCTGCCGTGTTGATGGTCTTTGGTTTACTAACGTCTACACCCATACTTTTGATGGCTACCCTCATTTGGCTCGCCCATATTTTCTTAGATCGTGCACTTGGCTATGGTTTAAAATATGATGACGCTTTTAAGAAGACGCATTTACAGCAGATTGCGTAA
- a CDS encoding MerR family transcriptional regulator codes for MKIKQFAEKFQLTTDTVRYYEKEGLLHPQKQDNGYRVYDAMCEHTMKFIIVLRQLGFTLQEIKHLLTLEQKPISTACNEETVQLFSTKIAQIEQQLRFYQHALQSLQLTKMLMADGQFEKNQEKITSLIEDMYQNLLEGRG; via the coding sequence ATGAAAATTAAACAATTCGCCGAGAAATTTCAATTAACAACCGATACCGTTCGCTACTATGAAAAAGAGGGACTCTTACATCCTCAAAAACAAGACAATGGCTACCGTGTGTATGATGCCATGTGTGAACATACAATGAAATTTATTATCGTCTTACGCCAGCTAGGCTTTACGCTACAAGAAATTAAACATTTACTGACACTCGAACAAAAGCCTATTTCAACAGCGTGTAATGAAGAAACGGTTCAGCTATTTTCCACAAAGATTGCCCAAATCGAGCAGCAACTACGATTCTATCAGCATGCGCTTCAATCGTTACAACTGACAAAAATGTTAATGGCTGACGGACAGTTTGAAAAAAATCAAGAAAAAATTACCTCACTCATTGAGGATATGTATCAAAATTTACTGGAAGGTCGTGGTTAA
- a CDS encoding sigma-70 family RNA polymerase sigma factor, with protein MDGILEEMIEEHATHLLRLAYFYVKNRQTAEDIVQEVFIKFSQRGYEERGQLRAYLSTLTINQSKDYLKSWHYKKLLLQEKIFPVQGNKQRDELVAAEERSQIGAAILKLSLTYREPIILYYFEEMKIHDIAQLLGIAENTVKTRLRRAREALKPHLKQEEWEVLRHE; from the coding sequence GTGGACGGCATACTTGAAGAAATGATCGAAGAACATGCAACGCATTTATTACGTCTCGCCTATTTTTATGTGAAGAACCGACAAACTGCTGAGGATATTGTGCAAGAGGTCTTTATTAAATTTTCTCAGCGTGGCTATGAAGAACGAGGGCAGTTACGTGCGTATTTATCGACACTAACGATTAATCAAAGCAAGGATTATTTAAAAAGCTGGCATTATAAAAAGTTACTATTACAAGAAAAAATATTTCCTGTGCAGGGGAATAAACAACGGGATGAGCTTGTGGCAGCAGAGGAACGTTCTCAAATTGGGGCAGCTATTTTAAAGCTATCACTAACCTATCGGGAGCCCATCATTCTTTATTATTTTGAAGAAATGAAGATTCATGATATTGCCCAGCTACTAGGCATTGCTGAGAATACGGTGAAGACAAGATTGAGACGGGCAAGAGAAGCATTAAAGCCTCATCTGAAGCAGGAAGAATGGGAGGTGCTTAGACATGAATGA